Below is a window of Plasmodium chabaudi chabaudi strain AS genome assembly, chromosome: 10 DNA.
cttgtattatttaaattttcttgATTTTTCATGTGTGCATAATATTCTTCTTTtcctttaaaatttaatattaatttccatggaatatttttatatgatatttgcttaaattttttttcataccaatcattgtttatttcttttcttcCAATTAaactataatatttataattatcatttttgtgGGTTACATATTCATTTGTATTACTATTGGATCTTCTGTCAAATTCTAATAAAGGGTTGAATAATTCGTGAGAACAtccttttaaattttcatcttcAGAATTCTTTTCGTTAacttcatttaatttttcatccGATTTGCAATCTATAATATCTTGTTCtgctttatttattatattttttttttttattaatgtaTTATGGCTACCTTTGTCACTATCCTTTtgattgttattattattattattagaaaTATTTGTTGTGATATTGTCATCATTTTCGTCCTCTTTTGATTTAAAGTTTGTAGAAAATTCTCCTAAatctttatttaaagaGCTTTCTATGGAATTTACGTCATTTGATTTGTCTTCTTGtacttttaaaatatttacatgttcataaaataattcattatttgagcaaaatttccaatttttattagtttTTACCTGActgttcataaaataatcatCTTCATCGTCGATATcacaatatatatcaaacaATACCCCTATAGGTAATCGCCAATCAAGTATTATTTTCTCTTCACTTATATAATCATCAAGATTGTTTAcatcatcatttttgtttatattcgAATCGGTATTATATCCATTATCGttactatttatttgttttttgttttctttttttccatttttccCTATGCATTCAAAATATACTCCAAATTGATTACCATAAAAAggcaaaataaatgatttaaaatattctaaGCATTTTGGGATTATATTagataaatacatatatctatgaacatgtatataataataagatGGTGGTATTAAGGATACTGATTCATTTTCGCTgatacatatacataagACTAACTTACTATtctctatattattatttatttgatcaATATCTGGTTTTTCTaaagataatattttattatattccttcatatttttccatttattaCTATATGTTTGTGTGTGCATGAACAAGCGTATTTAGTTTATTTTGCCAACCCGAAAAATGTTCATTTTCTCgggaaaatttatattaacttaaaaaattataattaataaaaaaacacatgatgatgataaaaTGTCTATGAGCATTATTCACATGCCCATACATGTAAAACTGATGCATGGAAAGATAAATGTAGTAAGCTgattactaaaaaaaatggaatagcTATtggcaaataaaaatagagaATAAACTatctacatatatatagctaTATTGAAgggataaaaaaatatggattagaaaaaggaaaaacgAAAACACCACACCATATATTTGTAGagtataatatgaaaaacaaGGGGagataaaattatacacaaaaaaatgaaatatataaaaaaaagtttaaaagaattattgtaaaatttgtagatatatatgttttccccttgaaaaatgaaaagattCACTGCTTTTTAAAtaggaataaaatatactaGTTGGATTACCAAACAGAGGTAAGCATGATCTATTATCATATTGAATCATACGCCTGTATATGTTGAAAATCagtagatatatatatatatgtacaattgatgataaaacatgaatatatttcgcataatatgtgtataccgaattaaaatttattaaaaaaaaatataatttttgatgTATAGTTGtttatatctttaattcataatttttccaTCAACGCtctacatataaaaaattatacatgCACAAGACTATATACTATAtagatttttttatttataaaatttttttgcatttatttttattatcgttgttaattttactaatttcattttatttcatttttttatgtaactTTTTCAAtgtaagaaaaaaaaaacatccatcattttatttaaaattgctTGGATATCCGCATgtaaatgtaaatataaatatatgttacGTGTAACTATTTTGTATTCCATATTTgtttccctttttttattataccaTTTTGATATGGTCCTCCAAAGATTTGGAAAATCAACAGATAGATAAAGAAGCATTGTATGTAGAAGATTGCTTTTTTTCCGTGGGAATGCAAGCACTAACTTCTTCACCTTGGAAAGGAGTATGAGCGCGTTCTCTATTTATAAGTAACTAGATTGATAGAAAGGGACGAAATATAGGGAACAGTCTCAACCcctttttgatattttattcatttttcaaattagtTATCATACATAATGTCGCCACGAAAACATGGTGGATCATTGGATGAAGATAAActttttgaaaatgtatCAAAGGATGATTgtgaaattataaaaaaatttacttTGGGTGTATGTGCTATGGAAAGTAAAGTAGAAAGTGCACCGATGGAATGTATATTAAAACGGCTAGCTAAAAGTGGagattttaatataataaaatttaaagaagATGTTATATTAAATCAAGATATCGATTGTTGGCCAATTGTGGATTGTTTGATAGCATTTTATTCATACGGGTTTCCACTAAAAAAGGCAATtgaatatgtaaaaaaatataaccctataacattaaataatttagagAAGCAATTAATATTAAGATCAAGATTACAAGTATatgaagaattaaaaaaatggaaagtTCCACATGCAAATTATGTAGTTGTCGATCATGATACAGTAAAGAGAGGAGAACATGTATTTGAAGAATATTATGATTACATTGTTTACGATAATATAAGATTAAATAAACCATTTATAGAAAAACCGATAAATGCAGataatcataataattgGATTTATTATCCTAAAAATACAGGAGGAGGATGTAAAAAGctatttagaaaaataaaagatcgAAGTAGTGAATATTGTCCTGATATACATCAAGTTCGAACTAATggaacatatatatatgaagaatttttatcaaCCTTTGGAACAGATATAAAAGTTTATACGGTTGGACAAATGTTTGCACATGCGGAAGCAAGGAAATCACCTGCATTAGATGGAAAAGTATGTAGAACATCAGAGGGGAAAGAAGTTCGATATGCTGTTATATTATCTGAAgcagaaaaaataattgcatATAGAATCGTTGAAGCATTTCAACAAACAGTTTGTGGATTTGATATTTTAAGAACAGCGAATGGCCCATTTGTTTGTGATGTAAATGGTTGGTCTTTTGTCAAAgggaatataaaatattataatgattGTGCACATATATTAAGGGCTATGTTTTTGGCAAAGCtagaagaaaaatataatataataccaAGAGATTTAGCTGATAACTGGTATAGtattgaaaatgaagaagaagTTTTAAGACAAACTTTTAGACAACCTGATGATTTACATTGGTCACATCATGAAGAATTATGTTCTGTAATTATTGTTATGAGACATGGAGATAGGAAaccaaaacaaaaaatgaaattcaTAACAGataaaacattatttttagaatattttaataatgacgatagtttatataatctaattgataataaaattacacATGATGGTTCTACAGGACTTAGTACAACTGGTAGTGGTGTTGCATCAAATAGTGTAGGTACCACAATGCATCTAAATACTTCTTCCGCTGTTTACAATTATGAtatgttaaataaaaacggTTCAAACGGTGCAGgcttaaataatatttctttagaaaaaaaaaacccATGTAATGATGTAGAAAAACAAGATGAATCCACAAAAAAACAGAATACGAATTCATCCAATTCTAACGAACATAATTCAACacctaaaaaaaataattcgcAAGATGATGAAGAAAGAAAACGTAATCtgcaaaaaatgtatacgaaaaaacaaataaaatttaaatcgCCTGAAGAATTACAAGATCTTTTCCTacgaaataatataatattaaatgagatcgaaaaagaatataaacatCTAAAAGAGGAAATACttcatattcataataattataatgaacAACCTGAAAAGGATCCAAAAAATTTGGATCAAATGAAAGATGATAATGATTTAGCTGAATTAGAAGCAAAACGTAGTGAATATGAAGTTATGATTGAGAATCATAAAACattgtataaaattttagaaaGAGGTGATGGGTTCACTGGaataaatagaaaaattcAATTAAAACCAGTTGATTTTGAAgttataaatgataaaataatagtaacaaaaatattattagtaGCAAAATGGGGAGGTGAATTAACAAGAATGGGAAGAAGACAATCTGAAAATTTAGGAAAAAGATTTAGAGCAACTTTATATCCAGGTGATTCAGATGGTTTATTAAGATTACATTCAACTTTTAGACatgattttaaaatatttacatctGATGAAGGTAGATGTCAAATTACATCTGCTGCTTTTACAAAAGGGTTCCTAGATTT
It encodes the following:
- a CDS encoding autophagy protein 5, putative; this encodes MHTQTYSNKWKNMKEYNKILSLEKPDIDQINNNIENSKLVLCICISENESVSLIPPSYYYIHVHRYMYLSNIIPKCLEYFKSFILPFYGNQFGVYFECIGKNGKKENKKQINSNDNGYNTDSNINKNDDVNNLDDYISEEKIILDWRLPIGVLFDIYCDIDDEDDYFMNSQVKTNKNWKFCSNNELFYEHVNILKVQEDKSNDVNSIESSLNKDLGEFSTNFKSKEDENDDNITTNISNNNNNNNQKDSDKGSHNTLIKKKNIINKAEQDIIDCKSDEKLNEVNEKNSEDENLKGCSHELFNPLLEFDRRSNSNTNEYVTHKNDNYKYYSLIGRKEINNDWYEKKFKQISYKNIPWKLILNFKGKEEYYAHMKNQENLNNTSTTKYNSCIPLYRGVKDFEDYIINELKKSNYILNKNNRLLHTLPRKTEEQLLQNLTNFNVKKICPLYRECIDYNMIIFLENFYSEYIKPWEIGKLEKSKLADKLDNEEQEKEMNKIRNTEKIIKEAPIIIHIYGPPYNKIQTKFPLFKVTYSKYNENRIEEIVAYTLGDFLHVNFPTFVRKIKKNEKASQKNGEKGSQKNGEKGSEKASDKTSSLNQSNDDDTNDANLKREFPENKETNSDDKEDIDRIPLKGQNIFYHIEDEYIIFCPYMFIIINGIQIPLKSPLYWLFSNFSHFDNFLHIILRIPPY